One Edaphobacter flagellatus genomic region harbors:
- a CDS encoding DUF3311 domain-containing protein — protein sequence MSSRDNRPETNSKTGWKLLLVLPYIGLCFPSIYARETPTLFGFPFFYWYQFLWVILTSLLLGLVYLKLKDRED from the coding sequence ATGAGTTCGCGCGATAACAGACCAGAGACAAATAGCAAAACGGGCTGGAAGCTCCTTCTCGTCCTCCCCTACATCGGTCTCTGCTTTCCCAGCATCTATGCGCGTGAAACACCAACGCTATTCGGATTCCCGTTCTTCTACTGGTACCAGTTTCTCTGGGTCATCCTCACATCCCTCCTTCTCGGCCTCGTTTATCTCAAGCTCAAAGACCGCGAAGACTAG
- a CDS encoding pyridoxal phosphate-dependent aminotransferase produces MNYRFSSRTAWDLGESDLARAIRLARGAGQTLIDLTVSNPTTCGFHYDAESILAPLSDPRALTYDPDPRGLLSAREAVAAYYGDHRAAVSPDAITLTTSTSEGYGYLFRLLCDAGDEILVPQPSYPLFDYLADLEDVRLRPYPLFYDYGWWIDFDQLERRIGPRTRAILLVHPNNPTGHATSHTERLRLEEICGRHGLALIVDEVFLDYPHTAEKLPSFAVGPHPALTFVLSGMSKIAGLPQMKVGWIAAFGPEVPLRQALARLEIVADTFLSMNTPAQVALPHWLQGRLGIQDQILERISSNTRKIMDCNLDLLKVDAGWSAIVRLPRLGMDAESILSAEHVITHPGAFYGIAERGRIIVSLITPEDEFSTGIERIAKVSN; encoded by the coding sequence GTGAACTACCGTTTTTCGTCACGAACAGCCTGGGACCTGGGTGAGAGCGATCTGGCCCGAGCCATTCGTCTTGCGCGCGGTGCCGGACAGACTCTCATCGACCTCACCGTCTCCAACCCCACGACCTGTGGCTTCCACTACGACGCCGAATCTATCCTTGCTCCCCTCTCCGACCCTCGTGCGCTCACTTACGATCCCGATCCACGCGGCCTGCTCTCAGCTCGCGAGGCCGTAGCCGCTTATTACGGTGATCATCGAGCCGCCGTCTCCCCTGACGCCATCACTCTGACCACCAGCACCAGCGAAGGCTACGGTTACCTCTTCCGTCTGCTCTGCGACGCGGGCGATGAGATTCTCGTCCCCCAACCTAGCTACCCACTCTTCGACTACCTGGCCGACCTCGAAGACGTCCGCCTCCGCCCCTACCCGCTCTTCTACGACTACGGCTGGTGGATCGACTTCGACCAGCTCGAGCGACGCATCGGCCCCCGTACCCGTGCCATCCTCCTCGTCCACCCCAACAACCCAACCGGACACGCCACCAGTCACACCGAACGTCTCAGGCTAGAGGAGATCTGCGGCCGGCACGGGCTCGCCCTGATCGTCGACGAGGTCTTCCTCGACTACCCCCATACCGCAGAGAAGCTGCCGAGCTTCGCCGTTGGACCTCACCCGGCACTGACCTTCGTCCTCAGCGGCATGAGCAAGATCGCCGGTCTGCCGCAGATGAAGGTTGGATGGATCGCAGCCTTTGGTCCTGAAGTCCCCCTACGGCAAGCATTGGCTCGGCTGGAGATCGTCGCCGACACTTTCCTCTCCATGAATACCCCCGCACAGGTAGCACTCCCGCATTGGCTTCAAGGCCGCCTCGGCATTCAAGATCAAATACTTGAAAGAATATCTTCAAACACAAGAAAAATAATGGATTGCAATCTCGACTTACTCAAGGTGGATGCAGGCTGGAGCGCCATCGTTCGCCTTCCCAGACTCGGGATGGATGCAGAAAGCATCCTGTCAGCGGAGCACGTCATCACGCACCCCGGGGCCTTCTACGGAATAGCGGAGAGAGGGCGGATCATCGTCAGCCTCATTACTCCTGAAGACGAGTTTTCCACAGGAATCGAGCGCATTGCCAAAGTCTCAAATTAG
- a CDS encoding MBL fold metallo-hydrolase, producing the protein MIHEILPVGLLQCNCSILGDETSREAIVVDPGDDIPAIMAVLGRHGLTVKQIVITHAHIDHIAGAQKLKRRTGAPILYNQNDLPLVKMMDVQASWLSIATPEVLPPDIALTDAQTVSVDGIQGVALHTPGHTQGSSCLYLPQEKLLLSGDTLFAGSVGRTDLPGGDSKQLLSSIHDRLLVLADDVRVIPGHGPSTTIGEERESNPFL; encoded by the coding sequence ATGATCCACGAGATTCTTCCTGTCGGGCTGCTCCAGTGCAACTGCTCCATTCTGGGCGACGAGACGTCGCGTGAGGCGATTGTTGTCGATCCCGGAGACGATATTCCTGCGATTATGGCGGTGCTTGGACGGCATGGCCTGACGGTGAAGCAGATTGTTATTACGCATGCCCATATCGACCACATTGCCGGAGCCCAGAAGCTGAAGCGACGTACAGGCGCTCCGATTCTGTACAACCAGAACGACCTTCCACTCGTGAAGATGATGGATGTACAGGCATCGTGGCTGAGCATCGCGACGCCAGAGGTGCTCCCCCCGGACATTGCTCTGACCGATGCTCAAACGGTTTCTGTTGACGGAATCCAGGGAGTCGCACTCCATACGCCGGGACATACGCAGGGGAGCAGCTGTCTCTATCTTCCTCAAGAAAAATTGCTGCTTTCGGGGGACACGCTCTTTGCCGGTTCCGTTGGTCGTACGGACCTGCCCGGTGGTGACTCGAAACAGCTCCTTAGCTCCATTCATGACCGACTGCTGGTGCTCGCGGACGACGTCAGAGTGATTCCCGGTCATGGTCCCAGTACAACAATCGGGGAAGAGAGAGAATCGAATCCATTTTTATAA